From Juglans regia cultivar Chandler chromosome 9, Walnut 2.0, whole genome shotgun sequence:
TATAGACACTAGAACAGTAACTTTTTACACTGTAATCAATAACGAACGTCCTAAAATTTTGTCTTCACGCATTGGTGAATATTGGAACCAATAATGCTGCTAGATGAGTGGAATTGAACAGTAATTTGATAATGTCCAAAGTTGCTTGTTTTTATGCAGTGATGGATCTGAAGAGATAATGCTTCTGACAATAATCAATAGTCCTTATGGTTTTGTCTTCTTGAATCACATGATAATCTGGGGGTCATAATCTGCAAGTTCTAGATCAAATGGATCTTGAGAGTCCATTAGATGTACTAgatgataagatgagttgtCATCATGTTGAACTTGAGAGGGAGAGACTTGTTGAGCGTGAGAAGGAGAGGCATGTTGAACTGGTGATGATGTGACTTGTTGTGATGTAGATAATCTGACCTGATACAATGGGTCTTCTTCATCATCGTTGTTTGAGATTTGTAACATTGCATCGGCTAATTTCTTCAAGTCTTTCTTGCTTGTAATGGATGCTAATTGAGCCTAAAATCTAATCTGCTGGACTAGAACTTCAGGGGctttggtaatttttgaaaatttttttctgacgtgatcataattatatttttcccaCCACTTGATAGAGATTTGGCGGGCTAAGAATATAAGGGTATTGAAAGAGGAATGAgatttgataacatattctcatttcatgatccagtttaattttgttttgaggaagaaaaaaaagtagtggCAAACAATGTTTTAATGCGAGTGGATAAtcattttgtgatgaaaaaatcttaaaattttcttggagagggagaggaaggaaaatAGGTTTAAACCATCGTGAGAGTGTTCTGATCTCTTGTAATTTGTCGAAGTGAAGGAACCAGGAATGcacaaaattttgttttcttttaaaaatatttttgtccatACCTATTGATAATCGTAATAATCCTAATATGACATATGGGTGAGAAAATTTCCTTGTTGAATAGAGATTTTTTCTCCATTGTTCCAAGGTGAGGAAGGGGAGGCCCCCCAACCGTGGGAAACTTGGGCTACCATGTGGGTGGCTAAATTCGGCCAACCCAAGATGGCTCCTACGTGGTGGCTTCGATGCGGGGGCCACCATGGGGTGGCAGGATTTTGCTCCCATGGTGGCTAGAGTCCTTTCATGCCAATccgattttttgtattttgtattttatttttgaaataaaaagtatttttttataagattatagtctttgttaaatttgaaatacaaaattttctatGTTGTAGTCTTGCATGCTGCTACATTTAATCCGTTAAGTCAGATGGACAAATTTTGGGACCAAAAAAAAGAATCTCCAATTTGTTGTAGAATAAAAGTTTATTcttaaaaagaattatacaatGGGCGAATCTCAAATAGGATAAAACCCCAAGGTGACTGGCGAAATTTCCCTAATACAAATacaattatcttttaaataattttagaactcaTGAATATCACAATGCCACTTTAACAAAGggttattctattctcaatcTTCTATATAGAGCGCATCATTtgtatcacttaaatgataatatttagtTTGTAAggttcatattttaaaatttattttccaaatcaaattatgtcatctAAGCATTTTACTAGGTGTATGTCAtctatttatatgacataaaaaCTTTATTCAATTGTCCAATCGAGTTGAATGgtataattttgagaaaaagataTACATGTTGTGAAGGACGTATTTCACACCACTAGCTACCCTAACTATCTACAAAGAACAACCAGACTGCACTTGTTGCCTAGGATAAACTCCGATACCTAAGTTAGAGAAGTAGtctcaatatataatatctcaATAACACTTGAGAGAGTATTTGTTACCTTTATATACCATTTATAGAGATCACAAGGGCATGTCCAGGAAGTCAATAACCATCATTTCTTGCATTCAGCTCTAATAATCCCTTAACAAGTGAGGATGAGAGATAATTGCTCTGATTTATAGGAGTTATCCATCTCAGGATAATTGCCTTCATCTTGGGACATTATCACCTTACAAGTGATGTTTCCCCCTTGTTGATATCATGCTCCTGTAGGCCCTTGGGCCGCGGGCCTTGCCGGTCAAAATGGTAAGTTGGGCCATGGGCCCAATAGCAAGGGGACCCAAATATCCCCTCCAGTTACCCCACTAATTTTCTTTGTACCAGCACATGGAAAATTCACTAGTTTTGCACCTTATACACCCACGTGATATTCTTACCCTGCTGGCTTGCAATAGGTAATCGGTTAACCAGATTTCGACCTTTCCTACCCTACCGAGGGTCCATATGTATGGGCTTAAGTTCAAACTTATTCTTTGAAACGTAACCCACGTCAGCCATAGATGTTCGCCTAATTTAATGTCctttatttgaaagaaatggCAATTGTCGATGCAGCCAACATTTCGGATTGCCAAGAATCCTCATGATTACCCTTCCTAATCTTTCTTGATTCACTTACTTCTGCCTGTACTCATTCTTTTCgcacttcctcttccttctaTCTTGTCTTCTCCCTACTCGAGCCCTCTGTTAGTATCATCTTCAAGAACTAAATTTTCTCGCAATGGCTAGCCATGGTTCTTCTCGTACTCCCATCCATTTTTTCGGCCCAACTCCGGCAAGGGCTCTCCTCCCCCTACTGCTGAATCTTCCCTTATCCGAATCCTTACCTCTTTTGAGATGCACAAGGGCGTGTCCAAGAAGTCGATAACCACCTGTTCCTTGCATTCATCTCTAATTATCCCTTAACAAGGGAGGAGATAACTGCTCTGATTTATAAGAGTTATCTATCTTAGGATAACTGCCTTCATCTTGAGGCATTATCACCATGTGAGTGATGTTGACCCCTTGTTGATTTTATGCTCTTGTGGGCCCTTGGGCCTTGTAGGTCAAAATGACAAGCTGAGCCTACGGTTCCAATAGCAAGATGACCCAAATATGCCCTCCACACGTGAGTTTACACCATTTAGTTTTGGTAATGTAAAattcttagaaaataaaaatcttaaatatatatttagtagtATATCTAACTTCTTAGAATTGAATAAACTAATTCTATGTATGATTGAATGGTGCTCAATTCACATAAGAAAAGTACCCTCGTAtgccataaaaagaaaaaagaaaattattaaccTTTCTAGTGTCATAAATTATAGGCAAACAAACAACgccacaaaaaatatcaattctaATTAAATAGGCAAATATGTCTACTGCTGCTAGTACAATTTTTCATAGTATTTAATGGCCCCTTGCCCCTCTCTTCTCCAATTCTCCTTCAACACTCCACCATCCCCATCAATTTAATACTCCCAACAATAAATGAAACATTTAATTTAATCCCTTCTACAACTAAtcaattaaattaatcttaatttcaacataatattataaaagataacaaagaaacaaaatctttttgtttttaatttccttcAAACAGGCTTATTTTTTTCAGCTACCCGTAACTCTATTTATTTCTTAGAAACCCTGAACACACTCTGAAAAACAAACCAAAGGCTCCGCGAAAGCTTCAGAAATGGCTGCCGAAGTGAGCGCTCTTGTTTGCGTCTTGAATGGGTACAATAGGGAGGATCTGCATCGGTTGGTTGGGAAGGATTCGAGCGATGAGGAATCTACGGCTCTGATAACTTGTGACCTGCTTGGTGggtcttcctcctcctccaccaccacctcctcctctaTGCTTCCCGAGTCCCAGGAATTGGACCTCGACCTGCAGGTCCCTAATGGCTGGGAAAAGCATTTAGACTTGAAGGTTCGTTCTTTTTCTCGTTTAGGTTTCATTTGGTTTCCAATGAAGATTCTTTCTCTGAATTTGGTATCCTGTTATTTGCGGAGGATCagctgtgatttttttttttttttgctttgttcATGTAAAGAGGAGGTTTTGAATACTTTATGCGTCTTTATGTTCTTTGTTTGTTTACGGAGAAATTTGAGGAAAAGCAGGAAAAGAAACCCCGTATTTCCATTGTCTATTATAATTGTTTCACTTACCCCTGTATTGAAAATCAAAAGCTCAACATTAATTCATGAAACGAATGAGTTGAGTTTAGCTGCAAGCCTATTTTCCGAGTCTGCTGTCGAAAGGAACCCATAAATTTTGGTCAAATTGTATGTTTGACCCATTTAATAAAGTAGTGAATTCCTTGAACTTGGGCAATCTTTTCCATTTAAACGAATATAAACATATGGAATATTACAGTATTGATGGTCTTGACGGTATTCATTTTCCCTTTCTGGTCGTTATCTGCATCCTCTATCTGTTGCTTTTGAATTACTATTAAATGCCCCTTCTTAATTTCTTCcttcaatacatatatatatatatattttagtttttccaTTTAAATAATGGGTTAAATACGTAAAGTGAATGCTTAATTTGTATgcttttttaaacttttcatgGTTGCAGTCAGGAAAAGTCTACCTACAAAGATGCAACTCCCCAAGTTCCCCCTCAATCTCAGAACACAAGCCCCAAACCAATGCAACAGTTCCGAAGCTTCAAGATTTAAATTTCCCACCGTCGCCATCAAAGATCACATTAAATCTTTTTGAACAAACTTGCTTGGATTTAAAGTTAGTATTATCATCCTCGTCTTCAAATACTTACCAAAGCGTATGCACTCTTGATAAGGTGAAATTGGCACTCAAAAGGGCAGAGGAGTCAACCAAGAAGAGAGCATCATTGTGCAAGTCATCCTTGTCACCTTCATAttcttcatcatcctcttctgTCAGAGAAACacaagaagaagatcatgaCAATCAATTATTATCATCGCCAACAGTGACAGGGTGCCCCGGTTGCTTATGTTATGTATTGATAACGAAAAATAACCCCAATTGTCCTCGGTGCCGTTCTGTTGTCCCGTTGCCAGTTATAAAGAAACCTAGGATTGATCTCAACATATCCATATgagtgattaaataaaaataatcgtGGTTTATAACCATACTTATAATGTTGCAGACGACAGATTAGAGATTAGGGCTTATGGAAATAGCATATCTATTAGTAAACGAAGAACATGCATTTGTACATGTTGAAAGCATGGTGGTTTTGTTTGTATTAGATGATAGAAATGTTATTCCTTCAGAATGctttttatttctcatattttcatACTCTATCCTTTGTCATCCTCTGCTCGTACAGAGAAGTTTCTGTGTTATGAATGCGCTTTGCGTTGGATTGAAGTAGTACTATAATGGATTTGGTGGTCAAGTTGAATATGAATGAATTCGGAAGTGACACCTGTTTACTTCTTTTGAAGTACACACTGAAAGCACTGAAAGGCATGAAATCTTGGAATGGCTATGCAAGTGCAATTGTTTTTCGGAAAATGATTGGGTGACTCCCAAATGTGCACCCCATATGTTATTCGAGTAATGCTATTCATTATCTCAATTCTCATTATCTTCTCATCATTctatgatgtggtattagatgattggagactatttattatttttcactagtgaacctatcatctaatgcagATGATGAcaaaatgaatgatgaatagatttttcatgtttttcctcatgcattttaattttgtttttcataatggttaaggaagtgattattagtgaatttgtgattttttttttttaaatcttaatggttaaggatgtttaaaaaatgtttgaaagaaaaagagaaaaaaaaaaaaaaagtgcaagtGACTGGGGGGCATATTTGGAGTGCACATATGGGAGTCATCCTAGCATTATCCTTGTTTTCTAGGTATTCAGCTTTCGTTCATATGTTTCGTAAATCCCAGATTGACAGCAAAAATCATTTTGTAGTACCGGATCCAGCTGCTAATTAGAAATGGACAATTCTACTCTCATTCCACGACATTATTTATCAACCCTTGagtttttctttgaaaataaggaaaattttacaaactacgttttcattatttcatttctCTCCTATCCAACTATGATGAGGCGATACAGGTCATCAACATTTTACATGATGAGATAAAAGTGGAATATGAGTCTAGTTTATAGCAGTAGTTAGAAATTgattagcattactctttagaAATTGATGACGTgctttcttttgaagaatagaaGCCATCTAGCCTTGCAGATTTCAATTTCAAGGGGACCCAATTGTTGTTTGGTGGAGTTATTGCAATTTATTGATAGGGGTTGTAATGGTTTCAACAATCAACTAAAATCGTTAACTAATTTAAAGTCAATTATTGAAGTGAGTAAAGATTCTCATAAGCAATCAATTCAATATAGATAATTAGGGCTAATCGTCGACTTAATCGGACTAAGTATCCAGGAAATCCGACTCTGATAAAACAGATTGGAGTCGGAAACTGAATAAGATACTATGCTATACTGCGACAATGGCTTCATACAGTATCAAAAGTCCAAGAGCCGTAGAAGAACTCAATCTAAAAGTTGCAAACAAGGTTCTGGAAAGGAAAAATGTTGTTCTCTTACTCCATTTATACTGAATGGTGGGACAGATGAGAAAGACAGTTTAGCATggtacacatgactcactattAGCTAGTCAAGTTACATCTAccctaatatatatgatatgtataATAATGATACTATGATGTGTAGTGTGTGTATAATTGATTATtagtctattaatattattttttaataattattacatactagtatagtattaaatttaactatataaagtCTAggttttatatgagtatatatggtcaatatgtaaataatatatatttttattacagTCATGCTCAGAGGTCAAAGTCGGAGGTCGAGTCGAAGTCAGAGTGAGTCAGTTTGGCAGTAAATCCAACTCAAATTCTAACTCCGACATCATTAATTTTATCAGAGCTCCGACTCTCAGAATCAGAGTGGAATAGgtatcaaaatcaatttttcagatttttgcaCAAACTATAGATAGTATGTGAGTTACATAACTTAACGCATTCCTTGAAGTGCAGATGAACACAATATCTCTTTTCAAATTGAAtgtttaaattgtaaaaaaaaaaaaaaaattatagagatcCGATCAATCAAAGATTTGCACATCGAAACTAATTAAGACTTGTATCGATTGGACTGTATTCAACTTCCAGGATTcgattcaattcaattcaattatcCACAAAATTTATTGCATTCTTCAACCTGTTTGAAACTAATTAAACTCACCAGGAATGTTGGACTGtcaattttttatgtttgtgttcAATTGTTACAAAATACTTGATTTTTCTCTTAGTTGAGTGCTGACATCATGTGGACCTAAATATGAAGCCATCTACTTTGTCCCACAAAGTTCCTAATTTAAACACATTTTTTACATTTGGTCAAAGGTGTCTGGTTAGGTTTGTGGGAAGTATCTGACATGGTTTGGGCAATTATTAGTTTTCATCCATGTCCATAGACTCTTTCTTGAGATTATAAAAGTGGAGGGTGACGTACAGATTTATGGTTGTGTATATAAATGTTTGAAAGGAGCATTCAACTACAATTCGTCAAACTGACGTGTTTACTAGGTGCTGCATGAAGCTAATTATGACCATTTACGGTCACAATTCATTAATACATATACCTAACAAGCAATAAATGTGTTAATACCTAAATTCACATCACAGGTAGGAATGGAGGAAGAATTTATTTCGGTCTACGATGGTGATTTGGTGCACTTCACGtacatctataaaataataataataaataatcaaataaaaataaataaaaagagatacaAAAATTTATGTGATTCAGTATACAAAACTACATTTATAAGTTGTTTGAGGGTAAAATTCACTAAgatagatgattttacaatctatCATGGCCTTACATATCATTCAATATAATGGAAAAATCTAGGGTTTtgagaggttgaagatgatgcctCCCTTGAGAGAGATCTTGTAGAGTCGCTATGTGTGGTGGAGTTTGTACGTAAAAAGCTTGTGGAGAGTCTCCCGTTCATTTGTAGAGATCTTCTCCTTTTATAgagatttattttcttcattggaGTAATAGAGTCAAACTTGTGAAGTCTTTTCTTGTTAGGAGTCTGAGCCATATGTTTTTAGTTTATCTCTTCATTGCCTTTTCTATTcccttattattagtgataggttTTCAATGGGTTGGACCTAGTCAATTTTATCCCTAACAGATGCCCGCATTTCTTAAGATTGAGTTGTTCAATaagaaggccttgagaatcttcaagtcaactaTGATGGAGGTAACTTGtaaaaaattgcagaaaaaGCAATTTTGGGAATTGGTCCATAGTTTGTCACTTGTTATGTAATACAATAGAGATCTCCATGAGCGGTCCTCAAGAagaatttgtgaaatttgtagTAAAGGCCTTCGACGATGAGCCTTTGTAAAGTTTGTTTGTAAGAATGTTTGCATGATAATTGAGTGTATGGATGATGTATGTGACTGTTATCATTAATAAAGTGCGCATATTTCTGTGCTCGGtgatcattttttgttttcggTGGCATCAGTAAATTTTACCCCGTGCTGCGATTTTCTGTTGgtgtttttctgttttgatataGATGTAAGAGTTTGTAGTAACCTGCGCTTAAATGGTCAGGGTCCTCATCGATCCCCTGGATCCATCTTAGGTGGTTGCTATGTTTGTCGATTCGTTCTCGAAGGACACTCGCGCGAGGCagtttgatatgaacccgtgggaatgaattcccttgaacccacaatcaatttgaaaactctccaagaaagccaaaatcaagttaacggatggagaacctagacccgatgagaacttgtttcaagaacctagattatattaaaatctagacccgttgaagaacctgtctcaagaacccagattacaaaggaggaatgccacaaaagttgtgatttacctttgataagttcaagagttcaatcaagaacaagaggagaaaactcaactcacaaatagaattcaatattgtctaacccttCAAATGAGattacaaagagtttttaaacccaaacctaatcaaaaccctagccaaaataaagtccattttacccaaaatgagTCTTGAtaaacagtaccggctacagtatgCGTGGCTACAATaaccctacaataaattgatgaaaccctagttcctaaaaagtaactttccaaataagctaTTGGCCAAAATATAAGGCCTTTCTAAAAAacttagttcataagaaataagacatgtagGCCAaacatcttcaagcccacttattttaaactaataaaataaatcatttaaccaaattggaagcctccaataacaataggccatatctctaagtcatgtcttccatagcttgaatcaagtggatcaaagctggttcttcttctttcagacccattttgagtgttgggctcttgctggcttcatcccaagtggattgcaccaatccttgcattgcttccttgatcttcttggcccttgatcttgtaattggcccatctgaaacttgcaaaggatctttaagagtaggcccaccttggtccTATCACAGTTTTAGAGCACAGAGGCTCGTTCCAAAAGGTAACCCACTGGCGACGGTTGTAGCGAGTGGAGACACTTGGCTTGTACATGGCAGGAGGATGCCTCGATCGCATAACTCTAGTAAGGAGAGTGTAGCGGAAGGATGCATCGACCTCTTAACTCATGGCGACGAGAGTGTAGCCTCGACCACATTGAGGCATCCTCTTGCTACACTCTGGAGAGGAGAGTGTAAGGGATGATGCCTCAACTGCGTAACTCATAGCAAAAAGAGTATAACGGGAGGATGCCTCGATTGCATAACTCTGGCGAGGAGAGTGTAGCAGGAGGATGCCTCTACCATAACTCTAGCGTGTAGAGTGTAGCAGGAGGATGCCTCAAGCGCATACCTCTTGGCAACGAGAGTGTAGCAGGAGGATGCCTCAACCGCATAACTCTAGTGATGTGAGTGTAGCGGGAGAATGCCTCGACCACGTAACTCTGTCAAGGTGAGTGTATCGGTAGGATGCCTTGACCGCATAACTCTGGCGATGAGAGTGTAGTGGGAGGATGCCTCGATTGTGTAACTCATGGCAATGAGAGTGTAGTGGGAGGATGACTTGATCGTGTAACTCTGGCGAGGAGAGTGTAGCAGGAGGATGCCTAAACTGCATAACTCATGGCAACGAGAGTGTAGTAGGAGGATGCCTTGACTGTGTAACTTTGGCGATGtgagtgtagcgggaggatgtCTCGACTGTGTAATTGTGGCAATGAGATTGTAGTGGGAGGATGCCTCGATCATGTAACTTTGGTGATGTGAGTGTAGCGAAAGGATGTCTCGACTGCATAACTCTAGCGACGTGAATGTAGCGAGAGTATGCCTCAATTGCATTGATGTTAAAATGGAGCTCGATGACTTTGTTATGGTGGGCGACAAAGCATGACCGCACTCTGCGGGAGCTAGAGCTTGAtcatactaaaataaaaatcaaacagGTTAGATTAAATAATCCAAATCACAACTTGTGATTTGCAAACTTGAGCCATCTCTTTAGAGTGGGGTGAAGGCTGGTGACACATGGGGCGATACCCGTAGGCAGCCATGCTTTGGCAACAATGAGGACATAGGATGCCCACGATAACGAACAACCTATTTTGataataacaaattaatatgcTCGAGTGGAGCTTGAGAGAGGCTTCATATTCGGTGTTCCATGCCACTCGGGTGATTTCCAAAGAAGTACATTCCCAAGGCATGTGGCCACTGGGATTCTTGTGGCAACTCAAGGAGTTTTGTTGAGAAAATCCccaaaaactaaattttttagtaaaactaAAATTGAAATAGCAAGTTTGAGAGAGACAAACCAGAGCAATTTAGCTATTGTTTTCAATTCTTTCTTGAATGAGATTGTTCACTGCTGAATGATTTTTGCATGGGGAAGCTGTTCGTCCTTGAGTATGCTTGTagcaatgaaaattttttatgattttcttttgttcacTCTCTTGGAGGTGAGGCGAGTTCAACTTTGAGTCAAGTAGCTcgactcttttttttattatttgtaatttttttctgaTTGTATCGCCGAGCAAAATTCATTTGTAGGCAAGAAAAATACTGTGTGGTGAGGGAACACCTTGGTTGGTGAGCAATTGTGTGGTGAGCAATTGGCGAGGAACCTACTATGGCGAGTAAACTATTGTGGGCAACCAAATCCAACGAGACTAAAGGGTGGTGAGCAAACTATGGACTGAAGTCACTGTTGCGAGGAAGCCCAATGTGATGAGGAAACACATTGGCAACAACGTGCAGTGGCGTGAAATGGTTTCGGTAAGGAACTTTCCAGTGGTGAGGAATGGTACCGATGAGCATAACTTCTGTGGCGAGCAAACATAGTTGGCAACTAATTGGTTCTCAACAAGGTGGAGCAACCATAGTGCAACCTTGAATGGCGGTCCGAGCGAGTTGTGTGTGGGGACTTTCATGTGGATGCTCAACTGAACAGCAAAAATGAACACTTTAGAACTCCTAACGGTGGCACTTTACGGTGAAGCTGGGCAGGACTCAAAGTGGTGGCGGCTGCATTGTCACAGTGGAGTGCTTTGATTTTGGTATCATAAGATAGTGGTGTCGTCTGTGGGATCTTGCTCCTCAAAGAACTCTTGCCAGTTTTGCCTAGATATTCAGCCGCCGCGACAAGGAGGTGGTGTAGCCAAATCGCCTATCACAAGGGTCACTAAGGGCATGGTGGTGTGCACCCATCGTTTGCATGCCCACTGTCCACCTACATGGGTGTGCCTTATGTGCATGGTATTTGCCTCCCTTGCAAAGCGCATGCTATGTATCtgcacatgtttttttttctttccctctttttagcaatcaaagtattaataacataaaataacaagcaaaaaatttaatttgagagAAGACTTATCTGGCTCACTAGATACGATCTCATGAGTTGGAGAATATCCCTCTCCTAATTCTGGTGCAAAAGATTAGTTGATCACATAGATGGCACCAAATTTTAATGCCTAAATTCTCATAACATGCCGGAATGGAGGATAGATTTATTCCCTGCCCACGATGGTGATTTGGGTGTCAATCCGGTGCTTGTCacgttcatccataaaataataataaataaaaaaataaaaaattaaataaaaagagacagagatttatgtggtttggcataaaagcctacgtccacgggttgTTTGGGGGCAAAATCCTCTATAATAactgattttacaatctctcatggcctcacatatcaatcaatacaatggagaaatcTAGGATTTCAGAAGGTTGAAGATGATACCTCCCTTGAGAGAGATCTGGCGAAGTTGCTATGTGTGGTAGAATTTGTACGTAAAGAACTTGTGGAAAGTCCCACCTTCATTTGTAAAGATCTCCTCCTTTTATAAAGATCTATTTTCTTCCTTGGAGTGATAGAGTCGAACTTGCCTTGTgaagctttttctttttaggagtctgagcCAACTGCTTTTAGTTTATCTCTTCCTTGCCTTATCTCTTCCCTGCCTTATTTCTTAactttatctcttcccttattattagtgataggttTTCAATGGGTTGGACCAGTCAATTTTGTCCCTAACAGATGCTCGTGATTCTTAAGGTCGGCTTGTTCACGAAGGACTTGAGATTCATCAAGTCAACCGTGATGGAGGTAACCTGTAAAAAACTACAGAAAAAGGAATTATGGAAACTGATCCATAGTTTGTCACTTGTTATGTAATGCAATGGAGATCTCCATGAGCGGTCCTCAAAAagaatttgtgaaatttgtagTAAGGGCATCCGAGGATGGGCCTTTGTGAAGTTTGTTTGTAAGAATGTTTGCGTGATAATTGAGTGTACTGATAATTGTATGTGACAGTTTATTGTTATTAAAGTGCGCATATTTTTCCGTGCTCGATAATCATTTTTGGTTTTCAGTGGCATCAGTGGATTTTGCCTCGTGCTGCGATTTTCTTTTGGTGCTTTTCCGTTATGATGTAGATGTAAGAGTTTATTTGTAGTAACCCGCGCTTAAGTGGTCAAGGTGCTTGTCGATCCCCTGGATCAATCGTAGGCAGTTGCTGAGCCTATCAACTCGTTCCCGAAGGGCACTTAAGAGAGGCGGTTGTAGAGCTCAGAGGCTTGTTCCCTAAGAGAATTCGCTGGCAGCAATTGTAGCAAGGGGAGATACTTGGCATGTACTTGGCGGGAGGATGTCTCAACCGTTTAACTCATGGCAACGagagtgtagcgggaggatgcTTCGACCGTGTAACTCTGGCGAGGTGAGTGTAGCGGGATGATACCTTGATCGCGTAACTCTAGAGAGGAGAGTGTAGCGAAAGGATGCCTCGATCGCATAACTCATGACGACGAGAGTAGTGGGAGGATGCCTAGACCCCAAAACTCTAGTGATGTGAGTGCAGCAGGAAGATGTCTCAACCGCGTAAATCTGGCGAGGTGAGTATAGCGAGAGGATACCTTGACCGCGTAACTCTGGCAATGAGAGTGTAGCGAGAGGATGCCTCAACCGCGTAACTTTAGCGATATGAGTGTAGTGGAAGGATAC
This genomic window contains:
- the LOC108996668 gene encoding uncharacterized protein LOC108996668 produces the protein MAAEVSALVCVLNGYNREDLHRLVGKDSSDEESTALITCDLLGGSSSSSTTTSSSMLPESQELDLDLQVPNGWEKHLDLKSGKVYLQRCNSPSSPSISEHKPQTNATVPKLQDLNFPPSPSKITLNLFEQTCLDLKLVLSSSSSNTYQSVCTLDKVKLALKRAEESTKKRASLCKSSLSPSYSSSSSSVRETQEEDHDNQLLSSPTVTGCPGCLCYVLITKNNPNCPRCRSVVPLPVIKKPRIDLNISI